The Cytobacillus oceanisediminis genomic interval TAATCAGATTACACCTACCAGTTTAAGTGCAAGAACCATTCAAATCCCTTATTTCGGAATATTTGGCGCTTGTTCGACCTCTATGGAGGGGCTTGCCCTTGCATCTTTTATTGTGAACTATCATGGGGCTGATTACGTTTTAACAGGTGCTTCAAGTCATAATGCTGCAGTAGAAAAACAATTCAGATACCCCACAGAATATGGTGGGCAAAAGCCTCCTACTGCCCAATGGACAGTAACTGGTGCTGGTGCAGCTCTTATTACCTCGAAAACAGCAGGACATAATACGCCGGTCACTACTTCCGCAACAATTGGCAAAGTAATCGACATGGGTCTTACCGACCCTTTTAATATGGGAGGGGCAATGGCTCCTGCAGCAGCAGATACCATTACTGCACACTTCAAGGATATGCAGCTTGATCCATCATATTACGATTTGATTGTTACAGGGGATTTAGGGAGAATTGGCCAGGAAACTGCTTATGAATTGCTTTCAAATAATGGGCTTAACATAGAAAAAGAGAAATTTAAAGATTGCGGATTGATGATCTATAAAGATGATCAGCCTGTCCAATCTGGAGGAAGCGGAGCAGGGTGCTCAGCTGCTGTCCTGTATGGACATCTATTGAATCAAATGAAACAGGGGACTTATAGGAGAATCCTTGTTGTCGCTACGGGTGCACTATTATCCCCATTGACATTCCAGCAGAATGAGAGCATCCCTTGTATTGCTCATGCTGTTTCTATCGAAATGACTTAAAGGAGGAATTTGTATGCTGCCTATGTTTTTCTGGGCTTTTGTAATTGGTGGCCTATTTTGCGTATTTGGCCAAATAATGTTTGATGTTTTTAAGCTAACACCTGGCCATACATTAAGTCTTTTGGTTGTAATAGGAGCTGTTCTTGATGGCGTTGGACTCTATGAACCGCTTGCAGACTTTGCGGGAGCCGGAGCGACAATCCCTATAACAAGCTTTGGCAATTCCCTCGTCCATGGAGCCCTTCAGGAAGCTGATCAGCATGGGCTTGTCGGTGTATTGACCGGAATGTTTGAAGTAACCAGCTCCGGTATTTCAGCAGCGATAATCTTCGGCTTTATCGGTGCACTTATTTTCAAGCCAAAGGGATAAGTGGCATTAGATATAATGAAAAGATTCACAAGAATGATCTTCAGTTATTTAAAAACAAGCCCCTTATTACAATTTGACTGAATAAACCAAGCCTGCCTTGGGAGCTTGCCCATACACCCTGTTTAGATTTTACATATGTTGTATTGAGAAATCTAAGTGAGGTGAAAGGCATGGGCTATGGCTATGGAGGCTGCGGATATGGCGGGGGCTATGGAAATACGTTTGTTCTAATCGTTGTCCTATTCATTTTACTCATTATCGTCGGAGCAAGTTTCTACAATTAGATTCACAAAGGCTGACTCAGAACCAGCAGCAGGTTTTGTGTTGGCTTTTTTGCATATAAGGTACATAAATTATTAATACATTTCACGTTTTCCGCCCACCTTCATAAGATATAAAGGAGTAAATGAAGGAGCGTGATTGAGCAGGATGGATAACAACTTTTTTAAAAACCTTGAAAAGAAAACAGGCGTAAATATGAAGGATGTATTTGAACTGGCCGGCTCTTTGCAGAATGCAAATTTTAAAGATGAAAAAACAGTACGAAATGTAATCAAGAGGGTTTCGCAAATTGCAAATAAACCCGTTTCCAAGGATACGGAAGACAAGATTGTGAAATCGATCGTTGCTGATGGAAAGCAGCTTGACTTTAATACAATTTCCCAGATGATGAATAAAAAATAACAGAAGGACCTGGCCGGGGTGCAGCCAGGTCTTCTTTTTATCTTCCGTCTTTGTTCCTGCTGCTTCTTGTGATGGGGGCAAGGAACCTTGAGGCATATGCCCTCCGTCCCCGCCTTTTTTCCGGCACAGAGATATATAAGTCCTTCCTGGCCCTTGTTACGGCAACGTACATCAGCCTTCGTTCTTCCTCCAATGGGGCAGACTCACCTGAACGGTAAGCTTCCAGAGCATGATCATGAGGAAGATTTCCTTCAACTGCACCGGCAACATATACCACATTATATTCAAGCCCTTTTGCACGGTGGATAGTGCTTAATGTAATAGCATTATCATTATTCCTGCTGAGGCGCTTGATTTCTTTGTTCATGGCTTTCATATGTTCAGTATGCTCCAGAAACTCTTGAAGAGAATGAAAGTTACGCGCAGCGACCTTTAAATCTTTTATATCATCAGAGCCTTTATCCATTTTATTGCCTTCATTGCCGCGTTTTTTTAAAAAGTCCTGGAAGCCAAGCTCTTTTTCAACAGTTTCAATTGCAGTGATGGGACTAAGACCTGAGATTGATCTGGTAACAGGGATCACTTTTTTTAACTTGCTTTCCTGAAAAGCAAATCCTGTTTTTATAAACTTTAGGCACTCCAGCATTGAGCAATCCTGCAAGATGCTTTCTGCCTTAATATCCTGAAGGACTGATTGTTTAACAAATAGAGACGGCAGCATATCTTTCAAAGCATTCTGGTCATCCTCATTTAACGATAACTTTAGAAAAGCAAGCATGCTTCGAACAATAAACCGATCATAAAATGATTCGGCATCCTGATCCAATTTAAACGGAAGACTGGAATTGGCCAGCCTTTCAAAAATGGCCCTGCTCCCAGTATGGGTGCGGAATAATACTGCAAAATCCCGCGGCTCGTATCCTTCTTCAATTTTCTCCTGAATATCAGTCATGATCATCGTAGCTTCTTCTTCCTCATCATAAGGAAAAAAGAGGAAAGGGTGCTGTCCGCCAGAAAATTGGGCATTCATGCTTTTGGCGCGTCTATGTTTATTTAAAGATATGATTTGGTTTGCAGCTGATACGATCTCGTGAGCAGAGCGGTAATTCTGATTCAATGTTATAACCTTAGCACCAGGGAAATCTTTCTCGAAATCTAAAAGATATTGGGGATCGCTTCCTCTGAAAGCATAAATAGATTGATCATCGTCACCCACTGCACAGACATTTTTTGTTTTATCGGACAGCATTTTCATAAGCTCATATTGAACATTATTAATATCCTGGAACTCATCGATCAGGAAATAATGAAAGCGATTCTGATATTGTTCAAGAATTTCAGGCTTTTCATGAAAAAGAACATGGCAGCCTGTCAGCATATCATCAAAATCAAATAATTCTCTTCTTAATTTTGTTTGTTCATACCTTTGATAAAGAATCGCGGTCTGTTCCTCCCAATCATTCTTTGGATGAACCTTCCCAGGTATGATAAGAGAATTTTTCCAATAGCTAATTTGCTGGAGGGCAAGGTCAAAGGCAAATTCCTTTTCATCGAGCTTTAAGTTTTTGCTGGATTCCTTAATGATCTGTTCCCGCTGCCATTCTTTATTCAGTAGCTTGCCGGAAGACCATTTATCCGGATTGTGGAAGGAGAGAATCCTGTAAAACAAGCTGTGAAAAGTGCCGGAAACGATTTGCCTGACTTTTCGTGAATCCATTCCTGGATATTGGGCAAGGCGCTCTTTCATTTCAGCCGCAGCCTTAGCTGTAAATGTAACGAGCATTATTGATGTAGGATCGATATCTTTTTCGCGCAGCATAAAAGCAGTCCTGGTTGTTAAAACTCGGGTCTTACCGCTCCCTGCACCTGCAAGAACGAGCAGAGGCCCATCAATATGTGATACAGCAGATGCCTGCTGTTCATCCAAAAAGACTCCTGCTTGTGAAAGGGACTTTAGGTATTCATCAGGGAAACTTGGATTGTGAGTGCTTTCTTGGATATAAGGGGGGATATTTTTTGCCGGCTGAGCTTTTTTAAAGGCTGATTCTATTTCTTTTACAGCAGCAGAAGCAATTGGCCTTGAAACAGGAATTTTAAAGCCGTTTCTTTCTATATATTCTTCAGTCTCAATCTTGGCCGATTCTTGTTTGATCATTTTATCCTTGCACATTCTGCTGCTTTGCTGAATATGATAAAAATGAGGCTCATCCATAATTCCTAAATACAAACGGACTGAAGCTCCGCAATCAGGGCAAAACAGCTTTCCTTTTTTGCCTTCTTCATAAATATGCTGAAAACTTTCTCGATTCAATTGTTCCAGATTCACTGTATTATTATGTAAAATTGCTGTCTTCATAAAAAATACCCCATTTTTATAAATTGCCGAGTTTAAGTGATTAATCATCTTCTAACAACAAGACAAATTTTATCATAACAAACCGGTAAAGGATTCTAAAGTGCTTTTCTGTTTAAAATTTAATGTAAACGGGTACATAAAAGTAAATATTGTTTCGTATTCCTTTAATAATCAGATACATAGAGAATGGAGAGGGGAGCATTCATGGGCTACATTTTACCTGTAACTTCATATCAATATAATCAGTATGCAGAAAGAGAGATTGGCACAAAATATGATCCATTTCGTTTCGTGCCAGTTGCCAAAATATCGGCACAAACCAATTCAAAAGATTTCCGTCATGAGCTTCCTCTTGATATTCAAAGAATGTTAACCAAATCAAATCCTCAGCAGCGGGCAGACATCCAAACACGCAGCACTAGAAAAAAAGCAGATGAAACATACGGCGAGCTGACGGGTAAAGGGCGCTATATTAGTGAATGCATATAAGAAAAGCGGAAGCGCCTTCGGAACAAGCAAAAAGCGCTTGTTCCTGAGAAGCGCATCCAAGGAAGCTTTCCCTTGGTGCTCACCCCGACACCTCGAGGGGGTAGGTGCTCCTCCTAAAAGCTACCGCTTTTAGTCGTGCGATGATTAAGCTGCCGAAGCGTTCCTGGTGGAGCTAGATAAGTATCTAAACCCATAAAATAAAGAAGGAGAGGCTCAGTACGTTTGCACGTGCAAAGCCTCTCCTTTTTTCCACTCTGCGTATAAGACATCTTTGACATTATTTGCGCCGTTGTTTTTAATCTCATTAATAAGCTTTGTTTCGTCCCAATTGATGCTTTTGAGATTATCCCAAATCACTTCTCCGTCTAAAATTAAAGTTACAGGCAGCTCGATCATATTTATAGGGAGATTCAAATCCTGTATAGTTGGTGTCGAGTAAAGCGGTTTTTTTAATGCACTGACCGTTCCATCTGTTTCAAGAATGGCATATTCGCATTCCCTGATTGAAAAAACGTCCTTTGAACGGAGGAGGTGCTGGAGCTGATTAATGTCGAGATGATTTTTCTTCAGTTCTTCATAGACGATTTTTCCTTTTTTTATAACAATAGAGGGCTCACCTTCAAGAAGTTTGCGTGCCCTTTTAAATTTCTGGGTAAGGACTTCAGTTGCGTAGATGAGTATCCCCCATACTGCAACAGCAAAGAATATTTCTGGGATTCCAGTCTCCTGATCGTATAGGGCATTTCCCACCAGCTCGCCTAACACGATGGCAGAGATAAAATCAAAAGGAGTAATCTGTGTGATCTGTGTTTTGCCCAGGAGTTTTGCCATAATAAATAAGAAAATATATCCTATAACAAGTACACTTATGATATGTAAATATTCCATTCAAACCACTCCTTAAATTGCTGTATCTGGAATAGTGTTTGCAGAAGACCCCAAAATTATTGCATACAAAAAAGCTCCTGCCATCCCTGGCAGAAGCTTGTCCGCTATATCGTTTTTTTCATTGTACGGTGGGGAATCCCGGCATCCATGAATTCTTCCGAGATTACCTGATAGCCCAACTTTTCATAAAAAGGGATAGCCTGCGTCTGGGCATTTAATTTTAAGGCAGGCAAGCCTTGTTTCTTAGCATGCTCTTCAATTTTATCCATTATTGCTTTTCCTGATCCGCTCTGGCGGTTCTCCTTCAGAACGCATATTCTTTCCACTTTGCCATTGCCGTCAACTGTGCGAAATCTTCCGGCACCTGCGGGAATGCCATTATTATATAGTACAAAATGGACTGCTTCGTCTTCGAACTGATCGATTTCCTCTTCTTCAGGAACATTTTGCTCGTTGATAAAAACTTGTTTCCTTACTGAGAAGGCATCGTGCAATTCTTGTTCAGATGAGACAACTCTAACTTCCACTTTTCACTATTCCTTTCCTAGCCTGAATGTTTCATAAACGGTCCATGAGCCGTTTTCCAGCTGATATAGAAGATGAAAACGATCAACAACCTCTTCATGATTCACAGGCTGCATTCTTAAGCTCCCATATACATCTGAATGTTCATCATTGGAGAGTTTTTGTCCGATGGTAATATGGGGGACAAAATTATATTCAGGTGTTTCGCCAGTAATATGATCATTCAGTTCAATATGTAACTCTTCGAGCTGGGCTGAAGGCTCAATTTTGAAATAAATGACATTGTTGACAGGCTGGAAAGAGCTTATTTTTGTAGCGTTTATTTGAAACGGCTCGTGTTTCTCAGCTATTCCATGAAGTGTTTCCGTCAGCTTTTTTATTTCTTCTTCAGATGCTTCAAAGCGCGATCTTAAAGTTACATGAGGAGGAATTAAAGCATAATGCGGATCATACCGCTTTCTAAAAGAATTGGCCAAATCCTGCAATTTTTTTGACGGGAAAATAACTATGCCGTAATTAGTGCTCATACAACAACCTCCATGTTTATTAATATTTTTTATAACTGGCAGGCTAAACGAGATGAAAAACACTTGGTTGGTCTATTATAGCAAATTTTCTAAATTCATTATATAATTATACCTTTTTTCGTAATAAAAAACAGTGTGTCGAGGTAATCTTTTTATCGCGAAAGAATAGTTCCTTTTACACAATTTCAAACTTAAAACATAGACTTTAGGGCCCTTTTTAAATCAGGCTGCCAGTATGTCCATGTATGATCCCCATCAAATTCATCATAGAAGTATGGAAATTGTTTTTGCTTAAACAAACTGGATAGATCCCGGTTTGGAGTAAGAAAATCTTTCTCTGCACCCCCTGTGGTTTTCACAGATGTCTCGCCTTTCCCAATAACGTGATAAATATTAAGAAGGTGAGGCTGAGTAAATTCCTGCACTGCCTCTGCAACGGAGTGATCAACATAAGGAGATTGAAGAATTATCCTCCCAAAAGTATTAGGGTATTGCAGGGCTGCCATTAATGAAACAGTTGCTGCAAGGGAATCTCCCATAAGGGCACGTCCCATTCCCATTTGATAAGTAGGGAATTCACGGTCAAGATATGGAACCAGCTCGTGTGCAAGAAAACGGATATAAGCATTATGCTGTTCACCGTCCGGATGATATTTCTTCCATCTGTCTTTGACGTTTTTATATGGGACACCAACAATAATGATATTTTCGATTTCTTTTTCGTTTAATAATTCATCTGCGATGCGCCCGACTCTTCCCAGCTGGAAGTAATCTTTGCCATCCTGGGCTATAACAACAGTGTATTTATATAAGGGTGAAAAGGAAGCGGGCAAATAAATGAGCAGCTCAACCTCTTCGCCAAGTTCCTTGCTTTCGATTACAATATCTTGTATTGATCCTCTGGGGTAATCCATCATTTTTGTTCCTCCGTTTAGTTCTGTTATGTAAGAGTTTACATATAGATTTTATCATATATATATAGGAATTGCTTTTTACATGCATTCTCATTCATGGGTCATGGTGCTTTATTTTAGATAAAATTTACATCGAGGGTGAATCAGCATGCAATAAGACAATTAACAGCAAATTTTAAAAGCAAGGAGGGATCATTTGACAATTCAGATAAGGTTTATGTTAGTATATAATTGATAAAATCTAATCTTTAAAAGGGGGAAATAGGATGAAAAAGAGAAGTATATTCCTAGCCACAGCTCTGCTGTTAGCGCTTTCTATGGTTCTTGCAGCCTGCGGCGGCGGAAAAGATGAAGGCGGCGGCGATGGAGAAGGCGGCGCAGACAAGCCTAAGTTCATGAGCATTGTGACTGGTGGAACAGGCGGTACATACTATCCGCTGGGCGGATCATTCGCTGAGATTATATCTGATGCTACAGGCATTGATACAAATGCTGAAGTTTCAGGTGCATCTGCAGAGAACATGAACACACTGAAAGATGGCAATGCTGAGATTGCTTTCTCTCAAACAGATATTGCTTCATATGCACAAGAAGGGAAATTAATGTTTGAAGGTGCAGCTGTGGATAATGTGAGTGCAGTCGGCACGCTATATCCGGAAACGATCCAGATCGTTACTACTGCAAAATCTGGCATTAAATCTGTTGAAGACTTAAAAGGCAAAAAAGTTTCAATCGGAGCTCCTGGTTCAGGAACTGCTGCGAATGCAGAACAGATTCTTGAAGTGCACGGAATCAAATTGGATGACATTCAAAAGCAGGATCTTTCTTTTGATGAGTCAACTGCCGGAATCCAGGATGGCAATATTGATGCAGCATTCGTTACAGCAGGAACTCCTACAGGTGCTGTTGAAGGACTTTCTGCAACTGAAGATGTTGTGATCGTTCCGATTGAACAGGATAAAATCGATGCATTAATCGAAAAATATCCTTACTATGTACAGGATGAAGTGCCATCTGGAACATATAAGCTTGCAGAAGCTGTACCAACAGTAGCGGTACAGGCAATGCTTGTTGTTTCAAATGACCTTTCAGAAGATGTAGTTTACGATGTTACGAAAGCAATCTTTGAGAACCTTGACAAAGTTACGCATGCCAAAGGAAAAATGATTAAGGCTGAAAATGCTGTCAAAGGTACTGGCATTGAACTGCACCCTGGTGCTAAAAAGTACTTTGACGAAAAAGGTTTTAAAGCTGAATAATCTTTCAATAACAATCGAATGATGAAATTTGGCCGGCTGTAAAACCTAATAAGGTTATTGCGCCGGTCAATTAATTTTAAAATATCAATTGTAAAAGCTGACAACTTTTTTTTAGGTGGAGGTTCCATGAACTTTTATAAGCCAGGGAATAAAAAAGCGGTCCTGGCACTCCTCGTTATCATAACCATCGCAATCATGTTCTTCATACCCATTAAGCAGGCAGTTGTTTTTGAGTATCAAAACAAAGGAAAGGTGATTGCTTATTTCCCGATTAAAGAGGACAGAACCTTTAAGATAAAGTATACACATTCCATCCACCTTACAGATGTTGTAGAAAGCTATACTATAACCGGGGATGGAAGTATTAAATTGTTCGAACTCATGTATGAGGATTTTGCCATCGGCATGCCTGAGAATGCTTCAGATGGAGAAACATTTGAACAAAAGGACGGCAAATATTATATTAAAAATATGAAAAGGATTTTTCCTTCATTTGACTTAAGGCTGGGTAAGGTCAGAGCAAATCACAGATTGATTTTGAAAGGCGAAGAATATGTCCTTTCAGATTATATCGAACCTGGCACATGGGTACGGATAAAGGCGAAAAAAATAAACTTATTCGAGGTGTTGAAAGGAGTGAATATCCTTGGAAAATAAAGGGGAAACGTTATCTCTTGAGGAACAGCAGAAATTGCTGGAAAAATACGATCCAGAGGCTGGCACAAGGAAATTAGGAGGAGTATTAGGCTGGATTGTCTTTTTTGGGCTTTTAGCATTTTCATTGTTCCATTTATATACAGGGGTTTTCGGGATGCTTACAGCCCAGCTGCAGCGTTCGATTCATTTAGGCTTTGCATTAGCCCTAATATTTCTATTATTCCCTGCAAGGAAGAAAGACAGAGGACGAAATCATAAAGTTGCCTGGTACGATATCATTTTAGCTATACTGGGTATTGCTGTAGGTGCTTATTGGCCGCTTTTTATTGATGAAATTGTCATGAGGGCTGGCCGTCTGACCGAGATTGATTTTTATGTAGGACTAATTGCAGTTCTTCTGGTTCTGGAAGCGACAAGGCGCGCGGTTGGACTTCCAATAACCATTATTGCCGTCATTTTTCTTGCCTATGCTATGTTCGGGCCATATATGCCGGCATTTTTGGCGCACCGCGGTCTTGATTTAGAAAGATTGGTGCAGACCATGTTCTTTACGACTGAGGGAATCCTAGGTACCCCCTTAGGCGTATCTGCCACGTTTATTTTCCTATTCTTGTTATTTGGCTCTTTCCTTGTAAAAACTGGTGTAGGGCAGTATTTTAATGATTTAGCTGTGTCCATCGCCGGAAAGAGAACTGGCGGACCGGCGAAAGTTGCCATTTTCTCAAGTGCTCTACAGGGAACAATCAGCGGAAGTTCTGTAGCTAACGTAGTAACTTCAGGCTCCTTTACCATTCCAATGATGAAAAAGCTTGGATACAAGAAAGAATTCGCTGGCGCAGTTGAAGCGACTGCATCAACCGGCGGCCAGATTATGCCTCCAATCATGGGTGCTGCTGCATTCCTGATGGTTGAGTTTATTGGCGGCGGCATTACATACTGGGATATTGCAAAGGCAGCTGCTATTCCGGCACTTCTATATTTTGCCGGGGTCTGGATAATGACTCACTTCGAAGCAAAACGTGTAGGACTTAGAGGGCTGAAAGATGAAGAGATGCCTAACCGTAAGGAAGTATTGAAGAAGATTTATCTGCTGCTGCCGATTTTGGCAGTTATCATCCTGCTAATGAGCGGAATGAGTGTAATACGTGCTGCTCTTTGGTCAATTGTAATTACGGTTGCAGTAAGTATGATAAGCAAGGAAACGCGCATTGGATTCAGAGATGCTATCGATGCATTAGTTGATGGTGCACGCACGGCTTTGGGCGTTGCTGCAGCAACAGCTGCGGCAGGTATTATTGTTGGAGTAGTTGTTAAAACAGGTCTTGGATTAAAGATGGCGAATGGCCTTCTTGATCTTTCAGGCGGGCTGCTGATCCCAACTTTGATGCTGACAATGGTTGCAGCAATTATCCTGGGAATGGGGTCACCAACAACTGCAAACTATGTTATTACATCTACAATAGCCGCCCCAGCAATCATTCTTCTGGGCGTACCTGATTTATCTGCTCACTTATTTGTGTTCTATTTTGGTATTGTGGCAGATGTCACACCTCCAGTTGCTCTTGCAGCATTTGCGGCGGCTGGTGTATCCGGGGGAGATCCGATAAAGACTGGAGTAACAGCATCAAAGCTTGCCATCGGGGCTTTTATTATTCCATACATGTTTGTCCTTTCACCGGAGTTATTGATGATTGATACAACCTGGTATTACTTAATCTGGGTAGTATTCACTGCTTTGGCAGGTATGATGGCAATTGGCGCTGGCGTAATTGGCTACTGGCTGCGTAAATTGAATATTTTTGAAAGACTGCTGGGAATTGCAGGGGGACTTTTGCTTATCTACCCTGAAGGGGTTACTGATATTGTAGGATTAGTTATTTTTATCCTGTTGATTGCATTGCAGGTTTTCATTAAAAAAGACGATCAGGCAAAGCCGCAAACAGCATAATAGGAAAAGCGGAAGAGCCTTGCCCACCCCCGACAAGCACAAGACGAGCCTCTCGAAAGGCGTTCTTTGCCTTTTTGGGAGGATTGGCTTGTGACCTCGAGGGGGTAGGCGCTGGAGCTAGACAGTTCTCGGAGTACAAAGAAATAAATTTATATAAAAAAGAAGGAAGGATGCTCACTCAAGCTGAGATCCTTCCTTTTTTTCATTTCCATACATTGTTTGTCATGCTTCCTAATCGCTATTGCCGATTGAAAGGGAAGCATTAACATAGCCTTCTTCATTACTCGTCAATAGGACAGTAAAAGTACCGGGATCATCGCCTTCATATACTTCTTCACTGAGGTTTTCTTTTAATAGTTCGCTTTTATATTCAATAATTTCAGTATGATTGTTATCATCTTTGGTTCTGTCAACTTCTTTGGCATCTTTCGGAATTCGCTTTTCGACAAAAGCAAGGATTTCCTCATTATTCATATCTTGTTCCATATCCTCAAATTGCAGCTCAACATTTACTGCCCGATGCGTTTGAAACTCTACCAGCATACTGTCTCCGTTGAAGCGGGCAATTTCATCATTGTTTTTATTATCTCCATAAGCCTTTGTGAAAAGGTCTCGTGTGTCTCCCAAACCAACTTCTTCAGTGATCTTTTTGTTTTCTCCCGGCGCTTCCTCTGTTTCCGCCCGCTGTTCTTCCGTTGACGGATTATTCTTATCTTCTTCCTCTACAATTTGTTCTTCGTTCGGATTACAGCCTGCCATTATGAGGCTTCCTGCAAACATTGCAGCAATCAATGTTTTATTTTTCACAGAACCCTTCCTTTCTGAGCGTGATGTCTTTATGGGATCAAACCCGGTTAAAAAGTATATACCCCAATGAGGGCAGGATAATCGGGAAGAAAGGAAGCACAGAAAAAAGCCGTACTTCTTATGTGAAATACAGGCTTTGAAGGTTCAAGTATGAAAGAAATCTCATTATTAGCTGATCTGGCGAGCTTTATTTTCGGGCAAAATGGACATGATATGGTTCAAGTTGAAGATGCGCATTTGTTTTCTATATAAACAATAGGCTAAAATCGTGCTGCCTCGAAGCTCTTTGATTAATATTTTTCTTTGTGTAAATGAATTGCGTTTGGAGAGATAAATGATTTCCACAGGCTTTCTCTCTTCCATAGCT includes:
- the spoVAD gene encoding stage V sporulation protein AD; this translates as MLKGKQSWVFENRPVIAAAGVSGGPFEANGNLAEDFDVLHDDLWMGEDSYEKAHRILLEEAGQTALNKANIQKEDVQFYIAGDLINQITPTSLSARTIQIPYFGIFGACSTSMEGLALASFIVNYHGADYVLTGASSHNAAVEKQFRYPTEYGGQKPPTAQWTVTGAGAALITSKTAGHNTPVTTSATIGKVIDMGLTDPFNMGGAMAPAAADTITAHFKDMQLDPSYYDLIVTGDLGRIGQETAYELLSNNGLNIEKEKFKDCGLMIYKDDQPVQSGGSGAGCSAAVLYGHLLNQMKQGTYRRILVVATGALLSPLTFQQNESIPCIAHAVSIEMT
- the spoVAE gene encoding stage V sporulation protein AE, translated to MLPMFFWAFVIGGLFCVFGQIMFDVFKLTPGHTLSLLVVIGAVLDGVGLYEPLADFAGAGATIPITSFGNSLVHGALQEADQHGLVGVLTGMFEVTSSGISAAIIFGFIGALIFKPKG
- a CDS encoding YjcZ family sporulation protein, whose amino-acid sequence is MGYGYGGCGYGGGYGNTFVLIVVLFILLIIVGASFYN
- a CDS encoding stage VI sporulation protein F → MDNNFFKNLEKKTGVNMKDVFELAGSLQNANFKDEKTVRNVIKRVSQIANKPVSKDTEDKIVKSIVADGKQLDFNTISQMMNKK
- a CDS encoding UvrD-helicase domain-containing protein, with amino-acid sequence MKTAILHNNTVNLEQLNRESFQHIYEEGKKGKLFCPDCGASVRLYLGIMDEPHFYHIQQSSRMCKDKMIKQESAKIETEEYIERNGFKIPVSRPIASAAVKEIESAFKKAQPAKNIPPYIQESTHNPSFPDEYLKSLSQAGVFLDEQQASAVSHIDGPLLVLAGAGSGKTRVLTTRTAFMLREKDIDPTSIMLVTFTAKAAAEMKERLAQYPGMDSRKVRQIVSGTFHSLFYRILSFHNPDKWSSGKLLNKEWQREQIIKESSKNLKLDEKEFAFDLALQQISYWKNSLIIPGKVHPKNDWEEQTAILYQRYEQTKLRRELFDFDDMLTGCHVLFHEKPEILEQYQNRFHYFLIDEFQDINNVQYELMKMLSDKTKNVCAVGDDDQSIYAFRGSDPQYLLDFEKDFPGAKVITLNQNYRSAHEIVSAANQIISLNKHRRAKSMNAQFSGGQHPFLFFPYDEEEEATMIMTDIQEKIEEGYEPRDFAVLFRTHTGSRAIFERLANSSLPFKLDQDAESFYDRFIVRSMLAFLKLSLNEDDQNALKDMLPSLFVKQSVLQDIKAESILQDCSMLECLKFIKTGFAFQESKLKKVIPVTRSISGLSPITAIETVEKELGFQDFLKKRGNEGNKMDKGSDDIKDLKVAARNFHSLQEFLEHTEHMKAMNKEIKRLSRNNDNAITLSTIHRAKGLEYNVVYVAGAVEGNLPHDHALEAYRSGESAPLEEERRLMYVAVTRARKDLYISVPEKRRGRRAYASRFLAPITRSSRNKDGR
- a CDS encoding DUF421 domain-containing protein encodes the protein MEYLHIISVLVIGYIFLFIMAKLLGKTQITQITPFDFISAIVLGELVGNALYDQETGIPEIFFAVAVWGILIYATEVLTQKFKRARKLLEGEPSIVIKKGKIVYEELKKNHLDINQLQHLLRSKDVFSIRECEYAILETDGTVSALKKPLYSTPTIQDLNLPINMIELPVTLILDGEVIWDNLKSINWDETKLINEIKNNGANNVKDVLYAEWKKGEALHVQTY
- a CDS encoding GNAT family N-acetyltransferase, with the translated sequence MEVRVVSSEQELHDAFSVRKQVFINEQNVPEEEEIDQFEDEAVHFVLYNNGIPAGAGRFRTVDGNGKVERICVLKENRQSGSGKAIMDKIEEHAKKQGLPALKLNAQTQAIPFYEKLGYQVISEEFMDAGIPHRTMKKTI
- a CDS encoding YjcG family protein, which encodes MSTNYGIVIFPSKKLQDLANSFRKRYDPHYALIPPHVTLRSRFEASEEEIKKLTETLHGIAEKHEPFQINATKISSFQPVNNVIYFKIEPSAQLEELHIELNDHITGETPEYNFVPHITIGQKLSNDEHSDVYGSLRMQPVNHEEVVDRFHLLYQLENGSWTVYETFRLGKE
- a CDS encoding alpha/beta hydrolase, translating into MMDYPRGSIQDIVIESKELGEEVELLIYLPASFSPLYKYTVVIAQDGKDYFQLGRVGRIADELLNEKEIENIIIVGVPYKNVKDRWKKYHPDGEQHNAYIRFLAHELVPYLDREFPTYQMGMGRALMGDSLAATVSLMAALQYPNTFGRIILQSPYVDHSVAEAVQEFTQPHLLNIYHVIGKGETSVKTTGGAEKDFLTPNRDLSSLFKQKQFPYFYDEFDGDHTWTYWQPDLKRALKSMF
- a CDS encoding TAXI family TRAP transporter solute-binding subunit gives rise to the protein MKKRSIFLATALLLALSMVLAACGGGKDEGGGDGEGGADKPKFMSIVTGGTGGTYYPLGGSFAEIISDATGIDTNAEVSGASAENMNTLKDGNAEIAFSQTDIASYAQEGKLMFEGAAVDNVSAVGTLYPETIQIVTTAKSGIKSVEDLKGKKVSIGAPGSGTAANAEQILEVHGIKLDDIQKQDLSFDESTAGIQDGNIDAAFVTAGTPTGAVEGLSATEDVVIVPIEQDKIDALIEKYPYYVQDEVPSGTYKLAEAVPTVAVQAMLVVSNDLSEDVVYDVTKAIFENLDKVTHAKGKMIKAENAVKGTGIELHPGAKKYFDEKGFKAE
- a CDS encoding DUF1850 domain-containing protein, with the translated sequence MNFYKPGNKKAVLALLVIITIAIMFFIPIKQAVVFEYQNKGKVIAYFPIKEDRTFKIKYTHSIHLTDVVESYTITGDGSIKLFELMYEDFAIGMPENASDGETFEQKDGKYYIKNMKRIFPSFDLRLGKVRANHRLILKGEEYVLSDYIEPGTWVRIKAKKINLFEVLKGVNILGK